From the genome of Poecile atricapillus isolate bPoeAtr1 chromosome 23, bPoeAtr1.hap1, whole genome shotgun sequence, one region includes:
- the CELSR2 gene encoding cadherin EGF LAG seven-pass G-type receptor 2 isoform X1, giving the protein MGLPATRRASLPLLPLLLLLPLPAPGPATAIATGISSGIGTGTGTRPSSTLPAPLRVRGGTGDSGGSGGTGDSGGARPTPSTGDSGDNAGPAPAAGSSVGTSPGIGSSSGDSGDGGGGSPGIGGPTGSTVNAGDTWKPAGTRDAGGTAGIRNSRNAGGTQDSGGTGVTGGTGDTGSTHVLRSTRSTRNTGHTGDTDVPIDTRSTGNELRTGVVWGTESTPVPRGSRNSEFPGETVRVSRDPGSTRKVLSGTGSTRDTEHNGETGKTPSNNRNTMDTGHAGNTNIPRETSSTGNVMDTGDAGESQITVVPRPPIPHHRLHRSPNTAPQFQPSSYQATVEENRSAGTLVTQVTAQDPDEGEAGRLHYTMAALFDSRSDALFTVDPVTGAISTAAPLDRESKSTHVFRVTAVDHGTPRRSAMATLTVTVSDTNDHDPAFEQPEYQESVRENLEVGYEVLTVRATDGDTGPNANILYRLLNAGDVNEVFEIDSRSGVIRTRGSVDREVVDAFELLVEATDQGQDPGPRSATATVRITVEDDNDNAPQFSERRYIAQVPEDVGPNAAVLQVMATDRDKGSNALVHYSIVSGNTRGHFYIDAQTGMLDVVTPLDYEVTKEFTLRIRAQDGGRPPLSNISGLVTIQVLDVNDNAPIFVSTPFQATVLENVPVGYSVIHVQAIDADSGDNGRLVYTLLETGTGFPFTINNSTGWIAVASELDREVVDFYSFRVEAQDQGTPTMASTASVSVTILDVNDNSPEFTQREYSARLNEDAAVGTSVLTVSAVDRDANSIITYQISSGNTRNRFSITSQSGGGLISLALPLDYKLERQYLLTIAASDGTRQDTAQVVVNVTDANTHRPVFQSSHYTISINEDRPVGTTVVVISATDEDTGENARITYLMEDSIPQFSIAAETGAVTTQMELDYEDQVSYTLAITARDNGIPQKSDTTYLEILVSDVNDNAPQFLRHSYQGSIYEDVPTFTSVLQVSATDRDSGLNGRVFYTFQGGDDGDGDFIIESTSGIVRTLRRLDRENVPLYSLRAFAVDKGIPARRTPVEIQVTVLDVNDNPPVFERDEFDIFVEENSPIGLVVARITATDPDEGTNAQIMYQIVEGNIPEVFQLDIFSGELTALADLDYETKAEYIMVVQATSAPLVSRATIHVLLRDTNDNSPQLKNFEILFNNYITSRSSSFPGGVIGRIPAHDPDVSDHLTYAFEQGNELNLVLLDPHSGDLRLSPALDSNRPLEAVMRVSVSDGVHSATAQCILRVTVITDEMLSNSITLRLADMSQERFLSPLLSRFLEGVASVLATPRHRVVLFNIQTDTDVGPARILNVSLSALLPAAVPGASRFFSSEELQERLYLNRSLLAATTAQRVLPFDDNVCLREPCENYMRCVSVLQFDSSAPFLASDTILFRPIHPVTGLRCRCPPGFTGDYCETEIDLCYSSPCGSNGRCRSREGGYTCECHEDFTGEHCELSARVGRCTPGVCRNGGTCLNLLVGGFRCQCPPGHYEKPFCTMSTRSFPPRSFLTFRGLRQRFHFTLGLTFATQERDGLLLYNGRFNERHDFVALEIVDEQLQLTFSAGETTTTVSPFVPGGVSDGQWHRVQLHYYNKPVVGRSGVPQGPSEQKVAVVTVDDCDTAMALRFGLHLGNYSCAAQGTQTGSKKSLDLTGPLLLGGVPTLPESFPIRSRHFVGCMRHLHIDQRPVDMAAFIANNGTLPGCPPKKTLCDTNTCHNGGTCVHEWGGFSCRCPLGFGGKTCQEEMMGLQRFVGSSCVAWSGLALPLSLPWPLRIMFRTRHPRGVLLRAGAGGRLTLILQLSKGQVEAGAWQGETRLATLRLPQAKVNDGAWHHVELELRGGSGRSPPTTLLLLTLDYGRHQAVGNVPGELQGLRLRTLSLGGLLGDSGTVAEGFQGCLQGLRVGDHVVTAGTLSLAQAVLVNVEGGCALPDPCDSGPCPPNSYCSDDWDSFSCRCHPGYFGDSCVSACALDPCEPPATCTRRPGTGPGYACHCPPGTFGTLCQHREAQPCPRGWWGHPTCGPCSCDVTHGFNPDCNKTTGECRCKDNHYRPPGEDTCHPCECYPTGSLSRRCDANTGQCPCKAGVIGRHCDRCDNPFAEVTASGCEVNYDSCPRAIEASIWWPRTRFGLPAAAPCPKGSVGTALRHCDEHKGWLPPNLFNCSALAFAALRPWVEQLVGNESRWDAGQSRRVALALREAMREAHGYFGSDVHLAYQLAGALLRHESHQRGFHLAATQDVHFTENLLRVGSALLDMGNKRHWELIQQTEGGTAQLLQHFEEYARALARNMPQTYLSPFTIVTPNIVVSVVRLDKSSFVGARLPRYEALRGEKLPDLETTVILPDSIFRPPEDRRPSTGHGQAPQGTGGQEEEEDEAGEEEKEEEAGMTVVTRHKRHPSLGEGQAIASVIIYRTLAGLLPQHFDTDKRSLRVPKRPVINTPVVSISVHTGDTDGVGGMGTPRALAKPVTLQFRLLETQERSKPICVFWNHSLRAGSVGGWSARGCEVAFRNQSHVSCRCHHLTSFAVLMDISRRENGEVLPLAGLTYGSLGVGLAGLALVVLALGTLSRLRSNRHSIRRHGTASLLLAQLVFLLGINQTDVPLACTVVAILLQFLYLSAVGWALLEALHLYRRRSEPRHVDRGPMRFYHILGWGLPAFITGLAVGLDPEGYGNPDFCWLALHDSLVWSLAGPCAAALAVGIFFLVLAARATCATPQGFQKKGSASGVCTAAVLLAMPSLAWLLALLSVNSDTLLCHYLFAASNCLQGPLVFLCCVVLSKEVRRSLRLSCACCHHPPLATKATLTPAYGRDSAYVAGQLYPPPGGGSSGSLHSTARSGKSHHSYIPFVQREDSGLAGSPGLGPVPLPEPGGLFLDSQDQPEEHDTDSDSDVSLDDLSGSYGSTHSSDSEDDAPCGWNPLPRAPLGPPGPGDPLLPPGCPYWPGEFVTTASESEGPGGSEGLQVQSTGGQGHPWGDPPQPNGEAFPRGPLLLPLPHPHKGILKKKCLPPISERGSAQRPGPPPPPPACTAASSGSDGGAPPVPRPRQSLQEQLSGLTPIAMSIRTGTADEDSSGSESDETSI; this is encoded by the exons ATGGGCCTTCCGGCCACCCGGCGGGCCTCGCtcccgctgctgccgctgttgctgctgctgccgctgcccgcACCGGGACCCGCCACCGCCATCGCCACCGGCATCAGCAGCGGCAtcggcaccggcaccggcacccgTCCGTCCAGCACGCTCCCGGCGCCACTCCGGGTCCGCGGCGGCACCGGGGACAGCGGCGGCTCCGGCGGCACCGGGGACAGTGGCGGCGCGCGGCCCACGCCGAGCACCGGGGACAGCGGCGACAACGCTGGGCCCGCACCGGCCGCAGGCAGCAGCGTTGGGACTTCACCAGGCATCGGCTCTTCCAGTGGTGACAGCGGCGACGGCGGTGGGGGGTCCCCAGGTATCGGCGGCCCCACTGGAAGCACCGTGaatgctggagacacctggaaaCCTGCAGGCACTAGGGACGCTGGAGGCACTGCAGGCATTAGAAACAGCAGGAACGCTGGAGGCACCCAGGATAGTGGAGGCACCGGGGTTACTGGAGGAACTGGAGACACTGGGAGCACCCATGTCCtcaggagcaccaggagcaccaGGAATACTGGACACACCGGGGATACCGACGTCCCCATAGACaccaggagcactgggaatgaGCTGAGAACTGGGGTTGTTTGGGGCACTGAGAGCACTCCAGTCCCCAGGGGCAGTAGGAATTCTGAATTCCCTGGGGAGACTGTGAGAGTCTCCAGAGATCCTGGAAGCACTAGGAAAGTCCTCAGCGGTACTGGGAGCACCAGAGATACTGAACATAATGGGGAGACTGGGAAAACCCCCAGCAACAACAGGAACACTATGGACACTGGACATGCTGGGAACACCAACATCCCCAGAGAgaccagcagcactgggaatgtgatggacactggggatgcTGGGGAGTCCCAGATCACAGTGGTCCCCAGGCCCCCCATACCTCACCACCGCCTCCACCGCAGCCCCAACACAGCACCACAGTTCCAGCCCTCCAGCTACCAGGCCACAGTGGAAGAGAATCGGTCAGCAGGCACactggtgacacaggtgacagcaCAAGACCCTGATGAGGGGGAGGCAGGCCGGCTGCACTACACCATGGCTGCACTCTTCGACAGCCGCTCTGATGCCCTCTTCACTGTGGACCCTGTCACTGGTGCTATCAGCACTGCCGCACCGCTGGACCGCGAGAGCAAGAGCACTCACGTGTTCCGCGTGACAGCTGTCGACCATGGGACACCCCGGCGCAGTGCCATGGCCAcactgacagtgacagtgaGTGACACCAATGACCATGACCCAGCCTTTGAGCAGCCAGAATACCAGGAGAGTGTGCGAGAGAATCTGGAGGTGGGCTATGAGGTACTGACAGTGCGAGCCACTGATGGCGACACTGGTCCCAATGCCAACATCCTCTATCGCCTCCTCAATGCCGGTGATGTCAACGAGGTCTTTGAGATCGATTCCCGCTCAGGTGTCATCCGCACCCGTGGCTCTGTGGACCGGGAAGTAGTGGATGCTTTTGAGCTGCTGGTGGAGGCCACAGACCAGGGCCAGGATCCAGGTCCCCGGAGTGCCACGGCCACTGTCCGCATCACTGTGGAGGACGACAATGACAATGCACCACAGTTCAGTGAGCGGCGTTACATTGCACAGGTCCCCGAGGACGTGGGGCCCAATGCGGCAGTTCTGCAGGTGATGGCCACTGACCGTGACAAAGGCAGCAATGCGCTGGTACACTACAGCATTGTCAGCGGCAACACCCGTGGGCACTTCTACATCGATGCGCAGACAGGCATGCTGGATGTCGTTACCCCCCTGGACTACGAGGTCACCAAGGAGTTCACGCTGCGAATCCGGGCGCAGGACGGTGGCCGCCCACCTCTCTCCAACATCAGTGGTTTGGTTACCATCCAGGTGTTGGATGTCAATGACAATGCACCCATCTTTGTCAGCACGCCCTTCCAGGCCACTGTGCTAGAGAATGTCCCTGTGGGCTACTCTGTCATCCATGTACAAGCCATTGATGCTGATTCAGGTGACAACGGCCGGTTAGTTTACACCTTGCTGGAGACTGGCACTGGCTTCCCCTTCACCATCAACAACAGCACTGGGTGGATTGCGGTGGCCTCTGAGCTGGACCGGGAGGTGGTTGACTTCTACAGTTTCAGGGTGGAGGCGCAGGACCAGGGCACCCCCACAATGGCCTCCACGGCCAGTGTCAGTGTCACCATCCTGGATGTCAATGACAACAGCCCTGAGTTCACCCAGCGGGAGTACAGCGCCCGCCTGAATGAGGATGCAGCAGTGGGCACTAGTGTTCTGACTGTCTCTGCTGTTGACCGTGATGCTAACAGCATCATCACATACCAGATCTCCAGCGGCAACACCCGCAACCGGTTCTCCATCACCAGCCAGAGCGGTGGTGGGCTCATCTCCCTCGCCCTGCCCCTGGACTACAAGCTGGAGCGGCAGTACCTGCTCACCATTGCTGCCTCTGATGGCACTCGCCAGGACACTGCCCAGGTGGTTGTCAATGTCACCGATGCCAACACCCACCGCCCTGTCTTCCAGAGCTCCCACTACACCATCAGCATCAATGAGGACCGACCAGTGGGCACAACAGTGGTGGTCATCAGCGCCACAGACGAGGACACGGGGGAGAATGCCCGCATCACCTACCTGATGGAGGACAGCATCCCCCAGTTCAGCATTGCTGCTGAGACTGGTGCTGTCAccacccagatggagctggaCTATGAGGACCAGGTGTCCTACACCTTGGCCATCACGGCACGGGACAATGGTATTCCACAGAAATCTGACACAACTTACCTGGAGATCCTGGTGAGTGATGTCAATGACAATGCACCCCAGTTCCTCCGTCATTCCTACCAGGGATCCATCTATGAAGATGTCCCCACCTTCACCAGCGTCCTCCAGGTCTCTGCAACTGACCGTGACTCCGGGCTCAATGGCAGGGTCTTCTACACCTTCCAAGGGGGTGATGATGGCGATGGCGACTTCATCATTGAATCCACCTCGGGCATTGTCCGCACCTTGCGCCGTTTGGACCGGGAGAATGTGCCTCTGTATTCCCTGCGGGCATTCGCTGTGGATaaggggatcccagccaggCGGACACCAGTGGAGATCCAGGTGACAGTGTTGGATGTTAATGACAACCCACCTGTGTTCGAACGAGATGAGTTTGACATCTTTGTGGAGGAGAACAGCCCCATTGGGCTGGTGGTGGCCCGGATCACTGCCACTGACCCTGATGAGGGCACCAATGCCCAGATCATGTACCAGATCGTGGAGGGCAACATCCCAGAGGTCTTTCAGCTAGATATCTTCTCTGGAGAGCTCACCGCCCTGGCTGACCTGGACTATGAGACCAAGGCCGAATACATCATGGTGGTCCAGGCAACCTCAGCACCACTGGTTAGTCGGGCCACCATCCACGTGCTCCTGCGTGACACCAATGACAACAGCCCCCAGCTCAAGAACTTTGAGATCCTCTTCAACAACTACATCACCAGCCgctccagcagcttccctgggggCGTCATTGGCcgtatccctgcccatgaccCTGATGTTTCTGACCACCTCACTTATGCGTTTGAGCAGGGCAATGAGCTCAACCTCGTGCTGCTGGACCCGCACAGTGGGGATCTGCgcctcagcccagccctggacAGCAACCGCCCACTTGAAGCCGTCATGAGGGTGTCTGTCTCTG ATGGCGTTCACAGCGCAACAGCGCAGTGCATACTGCGCGTGACGGTGATCACAGATGAGATGCTCAGCAACAGCATCACCCTGCGTTTGGCCGACATGTCCCAGGAGCGCTTCTTGTCCCCCCTGCTCAGTCGCTTCCTGGAGGGGGTGGCCTCTGTCCTGGCCACTCCCCGCCACCGCGTCGTCCTCTTCAACATCCAGACGGACACAGACGTGGGGCCGGCGCGGATCCTCAATGTCAGCCTCTcggcactgctgccagcggcgGTGCCGGGCGCGTCGCGATTCTTCTCGtcggaggagctgcaggagcggCTGTACCTTAACCGGTCGCTCCTGGCGGCCACCACGGCCCAGCGCGTCCTGCCCTTTGATGACAACGTGTGTCTGCGTGAGCCCTGCGAGAACTACATGCGCTGCGTCTCCGTTCTGCAGTTCGACAGCTCTGCGCCCTTCCTCGCCTCCGACACCATCCTTTTCCGCCCCATCCACCCCGTGACGGGCCTGCGCTGCCGCTGCCCGCCTGGCTTCACCGGTGACTACTGCGAGACCGAGATTGACCTCTGCTACTCCAGCCCCTGCGGCAGCAACGGGCGGTGCCGGAGCCGTGAGGGTGGATACACCTGCGAGTGCCATGAAGACTTCACTG GGGAGCACTGTGAGCTGAGTGCCCGGGTGGGCCGCTGCACCCCGGGAGTCTGCCGGAATGGAGGCACCTGCCTGAACCTGCTGGTGGGGGGATTCCGGTGCCAGTGCCCCCCTGGGCACTATGAGAAACCCTTCTGCACCATGAGCACCCGCAGCTTTCCCCCACGCTCCTTCCTCACCTTTCGTGGGCTCCGCCAGCGCTTCCACTTTACCCTTGGCCTCAC GTTTGCCACACAGGAGCGGGACGGGCTCCTGCTGTATAACGGGCGCTTCAACGAGCGGCATGACTTTGTAGCACTGGAGATTGTGgatgagcagctgcagctcaccTTCTCGGCAG GTGAGACCACCACCACAGTGTCACCCTTCGTGCCAGGAGGTGTCAGCGATGGGCAGTGGCACCGGGTGCAGCTGCACTACTACAACAAG CCGGTTGTGGGGCGCTCGGGGGTCCCGCAGGGCCCCTCAGAGCAGAAGGTGGCTGTGGTGACTGTGGACGACTGTGACACAGCCATGGCCCTGCGCTTCGGGCTCCACCTTGGCAACTACTCCTGCgctgcccagggcacccagACTGGCAGCAAGAA GTCACTGGACCTGACGGGGCCACTGCTGCTCGGGGGGGTCCCAACGCTGCCCGAGAGTTTCCCGATCCGCAGCCGGCACTTTGTGGGGTGCATGCGACACCTCCACATTGACCAGCGCCCTGTGGACATGGCAGCCTTCATTGCTAACAACGGCACCCTGCCCG GTTGTCCCCCCAAGAAGACCCTCTGTGATACCAACACATGCCACAACGGTGGCACCTGCGTGCACGAGTGGGGGGGGTTCAGCTGCCGCTGCCCGCTGGGCTTTGGGGGAAAAACCTGCCAAGAGG AGATGATGGGCCTGCAGCGGTTCGTGGGCAGCAGCTGCGTGGCCTGGAGCGGGCTGGCgctgcccctctccctgccctggccacTCCGCATCATGTTCCGCACCCGCCACCCGCGTGGGGTTCTGCTGCGGGCGGGGGCTGGAGGTCGCCTAACCCTCATCCTGCAG CTGAGCAAGGGGCAGGTGGAGGCTGGTGCCTGGCAAGGGGAGACACGTTTGGCTACCCTGCGTCTGCCCCAGGCCAAAGTCAATGATGGTGCCTGGCACCACGTGGAGCTGGAACTGCGGGGGGGCTCTGGCCGCAGCCCCCCcaccaccctcctcctcctcaccctcgACTATGGCCGCCACCAG GCAGTGGGCAATGtccctggagagctgcagggacTGCGGCTGCGCACGCTGAGCCtcggggggctgctgggggacagTGGCACTGTGGCAGAGGGGTTCCAGGGGTGCCTGCAG GGCCTGCGTGTTGGGGACCATGTGGTGACTGCGGGCACCTtgagcctggcacaggcagtgcTGGTGAACGTGGAggggggctgtgccctgcctgaTCCCTGTGACTCAGGGCCCTGCCCCCCCAACAGCTACTGCAGTGATGATTGGGACAGTTTCTCATGTCGCTGCCACCCTG GGTACTTCGGTGACAGCTGTGTCAGTGCCTGTGCCCTGGATCCCTGTGAGCCTCCGGCCACCTGTACCCGCCGCCCAGGCACGGGCCCTGGCTATGCCTGTCACTGTCCCCCGGGCACCTTCGGGACCCTCTGCCAGCACCG ggaggcACAGCCATGTCCGCGGGGGTGGTGGGGGCACCCCACGTGCGGCCCCTGCAGCTGCGATGTCACCCACGGCTTCAACCCAGACTGTAACAAAACCACGGGCGAGTGTCGCTGCAAG gaCAACCACTACCGCCCGCCAGGAGAGGACACATGCCACCCCTGTGAGTGTTACCCCACTGGGTCACTGTCGCGCCGCTGCGATGCCAACACTGGACAGTGTCCCTGCAAAGCTGGTGTCATTGGCCGCCACTGTGACCGCTGTGACAACCCCTTTGCTGAGGTGACAGCCAGTGGCTGCGAAG TGAACTATGACAGCTGTCCCCGGGCCATTGAGGCCAGCATCTGGTGGCCCCGCACTCGGTTTGGGCTGCCAGCTGCAGCCCCCTGCCCCAAGGGCTCTGTTG gcacagcactgcgCCACTGTGATGAGCACAAGGGCTGGCTGCCCCCCAATCTCTTCAACTGCAGCGCACTGGCCTTTGCTGCCCTTCGCCCCTGG GTGGAGCAGCTGGTGGGCAACGAGTCACGGTGGGATGCAGGGCAGTCCCGGCGTGTGGCGCTGGCGCTGCGTGAAGCAATGCGTGAGGCCCACGGGTACTTTGGGAGTGATGTGCACCTGGCATACCAGCTGGCAGGGGCCCTGCTGCGCCATGAAAGCCACCAGCGCGGCTTCCACCTTGCTGCCACCCAGGATGTGCACTTCACTGAG AACCTGCTGCGAGTAGGCAGTGCGCTGCTGGACATGGGGAACAAGCGACACTGGGAGCTGATCCAGCAGACGGAGGGTGGCACAGCCCAGTTGCTGCAGCACTTCGAGGAGTACGCACGAGCCCTGGCACGGAATATGCCCCAGACTTACCTCAGCCCATTCACCATTGTCACCCCTAACATCG TGGTGTCGGTGGTGCGGCTGGACAAGAGCAGCTTTGTGGGTGCCCGCCTGCCACGCTATGAGGCGCTGCGGGGAGAGAAACTCCCGGACCTGGAGACGACCGTCATCCTGCCTGACAGCATCTTCCGGCCCCCCGAGGACAGGC GCCCCTCAACCGGGCATGGGCAGGCACCACAGGGCAcaggtgggcaggaggaggaggaggatgaagcaggcgaagaggagaaggaggaggaggcagggatGACTGTGGTGACCCGGCACAAGCGCCACCCATCCCTGGGTGAGGGCCAGGCCATCGCCAGCGTCATCATCTACCGTACCCTGGCTGGTCTCCTGCCCCAGCACTTCGACACCGACAAGCGCAGCCTCCG GGTGCCCAAGCGCCCCGTCATCAACACACCAGTGGTGAGCATCAGTGTGCACACGGGGGACACGGATGGTGTGGGGGGTATGGGGACCCCCCGGGCACTGGCCAAGCCTGTCACCCTCCAGTTCCGGCTGTTGGAGACCCAGGAACGCTCCAAGCCCATCTGTGTCTTCTGGAACCACTCTCTGCG GGCCGGCAGTGTAGGCGGCTGGTCGGCACGAGGCTGCGAAGTCGCCTTCCGCAACCAGAGCCACGTCAGCTGCCGGTGCCACCATCTGACCAGCTTTGCCGTCCTCATGGACATCTCCCGTCGAGAG AATGGGGAGGTGCTGCCGCTGGCAGGACTCACCTACGGCTCACTGGGCGTGGGGCTGGCGGGGCTGGCGCTGGTGGTCCTGGCCCTGGGGACCTTGAGTCGGCTGCGTTCCAACCGCCACAGCATCCGCCGGCATGGCACAGCTTCACTGCTCCTTGCACAGCTTGTCTTCCTGCTTGGCATCAACCAGACTGATGTCCCG CTGGCGTGCACCGTGGTGGCCATCCTGCTGCAGTTCCTGTACCTGAGTGCGGTaggctgggcactgctggaggCGCTGCACCTGTACCGGCGCCGCAGTGAACCCCGTCACGTCGACCGTGGTCCCATGCGCTTCTACCACATACtgggctggggactgcctgctTTCATTACTG GGTTGGCGGTGGGGCTGGACCCCGAGGGCTATGGGAACCCCGACTTCTGTTGGCTGGCCCTGCATGACAGCCTGGTGTGGAGCCTGGCTggaccctgtgctgctgccctcGCT GTCGGCATCTTCTTCCTGGTGCTGGCGGCCAGGGCCACCTGTGCCACCCCCCAGGGCTTCCAGAAAAAGGGCTCAGC GTCTGGGGTGtgcacagctgcagtcctgctggccatgcccagcctggcctggcttcTGGCCCTCCTCTCAGTCAACAGTGACACGTTGCTCTGTCACTACCTGTTCGCCGCCTCCAACTGCCTCCAG GGCCCCCTTGTCTTCCTGTGCTGTGTGGTGCTGAGCAAGGAGGTGCGGAGGAGCCTCCGCctgagctgtgcctgctgccaccacccacCACTGGCCACCAAGGCCACCCTGACCCCT GCCTATGGCAGGGACAGCGCATACGTGGCAGGGCAGCTGTACCCCCCCCCAGGTGGTGGGTCCTCGGGGTCCCTGCACAGCACCGCACGCTCGGGCAAGAGCCACCACAGCTACATCCCATTCGTACAGCG GGAGGactcagggctggcaggcagcccagggctggggccagTGCCGCTGCCTGAGCCTGGGGGGCTCTTCCTTGATTCCCAGGACCAGCCCGAGG AGCATGACACGGACTCGGACAGTGACGTGTCCCTGGATGACCTGAGTGGCTCCTATGGCTCCACACATTCTTCTGATAGCGAGGATGATGCCCCCTGTGGCTGGAACCCCTTACCCAGGGCTCCCCTGGGTCCCCCTGGCCCTG GTGAccccctgctgcccccaggaTGCCCATACTGGCCAGGGGAGTTTGTGACAACAGCGAGTGAGAGTGAGGGACCAGGAGGTAGCGAGGGGCTGCAAGTGCAATCAACTGGtggccagggacacccctggggtgatcccccccagcccaATGGCGAGGCATTTCCCAGGGgccccctgctgctgcccctgccccaccccCACAAAG GGATCCTGAAGAAGAAGTGCCTGCCCCCCATCAGTGAGCGGGGCAGCGCCCAGCGCCCTGGGCCACCCCCACCGCCTCCGGCTTGCACAGCTGCCTCCTCGGGCAGTGACGGGGGGGCACCCCCAGTCCCCCGGCCTCGGCAGagcctccaggagcagctcagcgGCCTCACCCCCATTGCCATGAGCATCCGCACAGGCACCGCTGACGAGGATTCCTCTGGCTCTGA GAGCGACGAGACCTCAATCTAA